A portion of the Parasteatoda tepidariorum isolate YZ-2023 chromosome 5, CAS_Ptep_4.0, whole genome shotgun sequence genome contains these proteins:
- the LOC107436159 gene encoding sn-1-specific diacylglycerol lipase ABHD11 produces MVRYYEPIKLAYRVFEAAGGSSKALTPVIFMHDIYNCKEVWHSIPQLVADRTKRMVFAYDARNHGESEYTSESDFNLNVPDLYTFMSRMQIESSILVGHCFGGMTAISAALEEPKKVEKAFVLDMSVTIPRYVIESKISEFSVWPEKFDKLFKITKNPEKFMELLFDSMAPVLFGKLAENPEFTKAKKDYLISHLCKKLPDGTYGLNFNYRTLQDALKIYHRNPVINCGMYHGPAYFMFGTYALFKAEAEEVEIKKHFPRAEVEEVRAATSNFFTDNPKAFADYLIRNM; encoded by the exons ATACTATGAACCGATCAAGCTCGCCTACCGAGTGTTTGAAGCGGCCGGAGGAAGCAGTAAGGCACTGACTCCAGTCATCTTCATGCACGATATTTATAATTGCAAGGAAGTCTGGCATAGCATCCCTCAACTTGTAGCAGACAGAACTAAAAGAATG GTTTTTGCTTACGACGCAAGGAACCACGGCGAGAGCGAATACACAAGCGAATCAGATTTTAATCTCAATGTTCCTGATCTCTACACGTTTATGAGTCGAATGCAGATTGAAAGTTCCATTTTGGTTGGCCACTGCTTTGGAGGAATGACTGCCATTAGTGCTGCTCTTGAAGAG cctaaaaaagtagaaaaggCCTTTGTTTTGGACATGTCTGTTACCATTCCAAGATACGTAATAGAGAGTAAGATTTCAGAATTTAGCGTGTGGCCTGAAAAGTTCGATAAACTCTTCAAGATCACAAAGAATCCAGAAAAATTTATGGAGCTTCTCTTTGACAGCATGGCTCCAGTTTTATTCGGGAAGTTGGCTGAAAATCCA gaattcactaaagcaaaaaaagacTATTTGATATCACATCTATGCAAAAAGTTGCCAGATGGAACATATGGATTGAACTTCAATTACAGGACTCTTCAGGACGCCTTGAAAATATACCATAGAAATCCCGTTATAAACTGCGGCATGTATCATGGACCAGCCTATTTTATGTTTGGTACCTATGCCTTATTTAAAGC GGAGGCTGAGGAAGTTGAAATCAAGAAGCATTTTCCTAGAGCAGAAGTGGAAGAGGTTAGAGCAGCCACAAGTAACTTCTTCACGGATAATCCAAAGGCGTTTGCTGATTACCTTATTAGGAATATGTAA